In Achromobacter spanius, the following proteins share a genomic window:
- a CDS encoding helix-turn-helix domain-containing protein, translating into MTTLGDVAEMLRSARKESGLSQEEMARRADVARTTLTRMENLARNDMSVSALVRLLDAAGYDLKVVKAGHQRTLEDILAEQRRGE; encoded by the coding sequence ATGACCACACTTGGCGATGTCGCGGAAATGCTGCGCTCGGCCCGCAAGGAAAGCGGCTTGTCGCAAGAGGAAATGGCCCGGCGCGCGGATGTCGCCCGAACCACGCTGACGCGCATGGAAAACTTGGCACGCAACGACATGAGCGTATCAGCGCTGGTGCGGTTGCTGGACGCAGCCGGCTATGACCTCAAAGTTGTCAAAGCTGGCCACCAGCGGACGTTGGAAGACATTTTGGCCGAACAACGGCGTGGGGAATAA
- a CDS encoding LysR family transcriptional regulator, whose translation MDALSDLAFFSLVVKHGNLSATARELGLTPPAISARLARLEQRLGVRLLNRTTRRVSVTQEGELYLAEGGRILADLEALERSVSSARAQPQGLLRLNATFGFGRAHIVPAVSDFARQYPDVEVQMRLTDRPLNLIEEGFDVAVRFGDLPDARLTARKIASNRRLLCASPRYLDTYGEPRTPGELQRHRCIVVRENEVAYGTWRLESGQRAETVKVRGPVSSNDGQSALEWALDGHGIVMRSEWETAAYLRDGRLREVLTDWRTPAADIHALYPERLNLPAKTVAFVDFLSQRFARYLKGPGGGNAGW comes from the coding sequence ATGGACGCCCTTTCCGATCTTGCTTTCTTTTCGCTGGTGGTCAAACACGGCAACCTGTCCGCCACGGCGCGCGAACTGGGCCTGACGCCGCCCGCCATCAGCGCCAGGCTGGCCCGGCTGGAGCAGCGCCTGGGCGTGCGGCTGCTGAACCGCACCACCCGGCGCGTCAGCGTTACCCAGGAAGGCGAGCTTTATCTCGCCGAAGGTGGCCGCATCCTGGCTGACCTTGAAGCGCTGGAACGCTCGGTGTCCAGCGCCCGCGCGCAACCCCAGGGGCTGCTGCGGCTGAACGCCACGTTCGGCTTCGGCCGCGCACACATCGTTCCGGCCGTCTCGGATTTCGCGCGCCAGTATCCCGATGTGGAAGTGCAGATGCGGCTGACGGACAGGCCGCTGAACCTGATCGAAGAAGGCTTCGACGTGGCCGTGCGCTTCGGCGACCTGCCCGACGCCCGCCTGACGGCTCGCAAGATCGCGTCCAACCGGCGGCTGCTGTGCGCATCGCCCCGCTACCTGGACACCTACGGCGAACCCCGCACCCCGGGCGAACTGCAACGCCACCGCTGCATCGTGGTGCGCGAAAACGAGGTCGCCTACGGCACCTGGCGGCTGGAATCCGGCCAACGCGCCGAAACCGTGAAAGTGCGCGGCCCGGTCAGTTCCAACGACGGCCAAAGCGCGCTGGAATGGGCGCTGGACGGCCACGGCATCGTCATGCGCTCGGAATGGGAAACCGCCGCCTACCTGCGCGACGGCCGACTGCGCGAAGTGCTGACCGACTGGCGCACGCCCGCCGCCGACATCCACGCGCTTTACCCCGAACGCCTGAACCTGCCGGCCAAGACGGTGGCTTTCGTGGATTTCCTGTCACAGCGCTTCGCGCGGTATTTGAAGGGGCCGGGCGGCGGAAATGCGGGCTGGTAA
- a CDS encoding tripartite tricarboxylate transporter substrate binding protein: MTIKPVAGALCAALAVAACWTAPAAAADAFPDRAITLIVPFAPGGSVDIAARLISEAWGRALGQSVIIENRAGASGNIGMSAVARAQPNGYTLGINTMSLAINPALFKTMPFDTGKDLRSVGTVGTSQHVLTVTNALPVANVSELLAYVRARPANDLSFGSAGTGSTFHMAAELFKSVSKTQILHVPYKGGGPAMVDTISGQVQMSFPVLSAAKPQVDGKKLRALGVTGTTRSPLLPDVPTIAESGLPGYEFNTWFVVSAPAGTPQPVIDTLNAKLAEALQSQELSTRMQKEGFEPLVSSPAKADDMVAAEMTRWAKVVKDAGIQAN, from the coding sequence ATGACCATCAAACCCGTAGCCGGCGCCTTGTGCGCGGCCCTTGCCGTTGCAGCCTGTTGGACCGCGCCGGCCGCTGCCGCCGACGCTTTTCCTGATCGGGCGATCACCCTGATCGTGCCGTTTGCGCCTGGCGGCAGCGTGGATATCGCCGCGCGCCTGATCTCGGAGGCCTGGGGCCGCGCGCTGGGGCAAAGCGTGATCATCGAAAACCGGGCCGGCGCGTCCGGCAACATCGGCATGTCCGCCGTGGCGCGCGCCCAACCCAACGGCTACACGCTGGGCATCAACACCATGTCGCTGGCCATCAACCCGGCGCTGTTCAAGACCATGCCGTTCGACACGGGCAAAGACCTGCGCTCGGTGGGCACCGTGGGCACGTCGCAGCACGTGCTGACGGTGACGAACGCCTTGCCCGTGGCCAACGTCAGCGAACTGCTGGCCTATGTGCGCGCCCGCCCCGCGAATGACCTGAGCTTTGGGTCGGCCGGCACCGGCAGCACCTTCCATATGGCGGCGGAATTGTTCAAGTCCGTGTCCAAGACGCAGATCCTGCATGTGCCGTACAAGGGCGGCGGCCCGGCCATGGTGGACACCATCAGCGGCCAGGTGCAGATGAGCTTTCCGGTGTTGTCCGCCGCCAAGCCCCAAGTCGACGGCAAGAAGCTGCGCGCCCTGGGCGTGACCGGCACGACGCGCTCGCCGCTGCTGCCCGATGTGCCGACCATCGCCGAATCCGGCCTGCCGGGCTACGAGTTCAACACCTGGTTTGTCGTCAGCGCGCCGGCTGGTACGCCGCAACCGGTGATCGACACCTTGAACGCCAAACTGGCCGAAGCGCTGCAATCGCAGGAGCTCAGCACGCGCATGCAGAAAGAGGGTTTCGAGCCGCTGGTGTCGTCGCCCGCGAAGGCGGACGACATGGTGGCCGCCGAGATGACGCGCTGGGCCAAGGTGGTGAAGGACGCTGGAATTCAGGCCAACTGA